The region TGTCCCTCTAAAACCACCCGAGCTCCATCTCCTAAAATTAACTTCAATATCGGCCCAGGAACTGCGAGAAGACTAGGTCTGCCAAGTGATTGACCAAGTGAATTAGAGAACTCATTCATTCGTACAGGGTTTGGTGCAACCCCATTGACGACCCCAGACCAAGCAGAATTCTTTACACTTTCGTTAATAAGATTACAAAGATCTGTTCTGTGTATCCAGCTCATCCATTGTTTTCCATCTCCTATAGGACCTCCAAGACCTGCTCTGAAAATAGGAAGCATTTTTCCTAGTGCTCCGCCATCTTTTGCTAATACGATGCCAATTCTTACAATTAGAAGGCGAGTCGATCTTGGTTTGCTTTTGGCACTAGATTCCCATTCTTTACAGAGATTTGCTAGGAAATCGTCGCCCTGAGTATCTTCTTCATTGAATTCAGTTTGAGGATGTGAGCCATAAAAACCAATTGCCGATGCATTTATAAGAACTTTGGGGGGCTTTTTAAGATTTCGAAGGTTTTTAATCAGATTCTTTGTTGTTTCTATGCGACTATTAGTAATTTCTTTACAGTGATCGGTTGACCATCTTTTTTCAGCAATAGGCTCGCCAGCGAGATTGATCACTCCTTCACAACTTTTAAGACAAGTCTGAATTTCTTCTTTATCCCAAGACAAGGAATCAGCTGGATTCATTTGTATGAAACTGATGCTTTGGTCATTAGCTATGGCTATTAGTTTTTCTTTGGATTGTCTAGATATGACTGTGAGGTTGTGTCCTTCTCTAATTAGCAAAGGAATTAATTCTCTTCCGATAAAACCAGTGCATCCAGTAAGTAGTAATTTCATGATTTCTCTAATTAGATTTGATCAGCTTAGAGGGATTTTGATTAACTTATGATGTTGATCGCTTAAGAATATTTGTGTTATGGAATTTGCAATTAATTAATGACATGATTTTTACCATTTTGTTTTTACTGCTATTCTTCATTTGAATAGTTGAATTAAGTCGTTATTCTTTTTTATTAATTATTGAAAATGTCTGAACAAACCGGAAAAGTAGATGATTCAAAATCACCTCCAAAGATACAAAAGAAACTTAGGAAAGGAGATCTTGTAAAAGTTGATCGTGAAAAATATTCTAATAGCTTAGAATCTAAAGCAAGTGATATTGAATTACCTGAATATATTTTTCAAGGGCCTGGAGAAGTATTATTAATTAAAGGTGATTATTGTCAAGTTAGGTGGAGAAGACCAGTCCCTGATGTTTGGATAAATTCTGATCATATAGTTTTATATTAATAAATGAATAAAGATTGAAATTATAA is a window of Prochlorococcus marinus str. MIT 0917 DNA encoding:
- a CDS encoding TIGR01777 family oxidoreductase; translation: MKLLLTGCTGFIGRELIPLLIREGHNLTVISRQSKEKLIAIANDQSISFIQMNPADSLSWDKEEIQTCLKSCEGVINLAGEPIAEKRWSTDHCKEITNSRIETTKNLIKNLRNLKKPPKVLINASAIGFYGSHPQTEFNEEDTQGDDFLANLCKEWESSAKSKPRSTRLLIVRIGIVLAKDGGALGKMLPIFRAGLGGPIGDGKQWMSWIHRTDLCNLINESVKNSAWSGVVNGVAPNPVRMNEFSNSLGQSLGRPSLLAVPGPILKLILGDGARVVLEGQNVKPQRLKKLKFKFSFPSINDAFKAILA
- a CDS encoding NAD(P)H-quinone oxidoreductase subunit O produces the protein MSEQTGKVDDSKSPPKIQKKLRKGDLVKVDREKYSNSLESKASDIELPEYIFQGPGEVLLIKGDYCQVRWRRPVPDVWINSDHIVLY